One part of the Entelurus aequoreus isolate RoL-2023_Sb linkage group LG05, RoL_Eaeq_v1.1, whole genome shotgun sequence genome encodes these proteins:
- the LOC133650148 gene encoding exosome complex component RRP43-like yields MAAGFKTAEPLEYHRSFLKENCRPDGRELSEFRTTTLNIGSISTADGSALVKLGNTTVICGVKAELANPSMEAPGKGFIVPNVDLPPLCSSQFRPGPPGEQAQAASQFMADVIESSEMLQTEDLCIERGKLCWCLYCDMMCLDHDGNLLDACTLALLAALNNTRLPEVAVDAETCTPQVDLGKTRRLKIVKHPVAASFCVFDDSVVMVDPTAEEEQLCTSQITVVTDEDGRLCSVHKPGGTSLSGEKLQEFIKRARARQREIQELVRNVTKSLTPV; encoded by the exons ATGGCGGCTGGATTCAA GACTGCTGAGCCTCTGGAGTACCACAGGAGCTTTCTG AAAGAAAATTGTCGCCCTGATGGACGCGAGCTGTCAGAATTCAGAACCACGACCCTCAACATTG GGTCCATCAGTACCGCGGACGGCTCGGCGCTGGTCAAGCTGGGTAACACCACGGTCATCTGCGGGGTGAAAGCG gaGCTGGCCAACCCCTCCATGGAGGCGCCCGGCAAAGGCTTCATCG TGCCCAACGTGGACCTGCCGCCTCTCTGCTCCTCCCAGTTCCGACCCGGTCCGCCGGGCGAGCAGGCCCAGGCCGCCAGTCAGTTCATGGCCGACGTCATCGAGAG CTCGGAGATGCTGCAGACGGAGGATTTGTGCATCGAGAGAGGAAAG CTGTGCTGGTGCTTGTACTGTGACATGATGTGTCTGGACCACGATGGCAACCTGCTGGACGCCTGCACGCTCGCCCTGCTGGCCGCGCTCAACAACA CTCGACTCCCAGAGGTGGCCGTCGACGCCGAGACGTGCACGCCGCAGGTGGACCTGGGGAAGACACGCCGGCTGAAGATCGTCAAGCATCCCGTGGCCGCCTCCTTCTGCGTCTTTGACGA CTCCGTGGTCATGGTGGACCCCACGGCCGAGGAGGAGCAACTGTGCACCTCTCAGATCACCGTGGTGACGGACGAGGACGGTCGCCTGTGCTCCGTGCACAAACCAG GCGGCACGTCGCTGTCCGGGGAGAAGCTGCAGGAGTTCATCAAGCGGGCGAGGGCCCGTCAGAGAGAGATCCAAGAACTGGTCAGGAACGTGACAAAAAGCCTCACACCCGTTTAG